A section of the Cutibacterium granulosum genome encodes:
- a CDS encoding FecCD family ABC transporter permease, whose product MIRSRNWLLAAFLGTALVASALVVLGVGAVHVPVHDVIRVVARRFRLINGSDVTVLDDRIVWQLRAPRVIGSMAVGALLAMCGAVLQTLTGNDLADPYLLGISSGASVGAVFILIIGISSTLGQSVLMTLASFGGAVGALVMVLAMATGKSGELPASRTILAGVAVGQLCGAAVSMMIMVCGESNAARSALSWTLGSFTGVRWGSTITLAVATVPALIAGMALCHTLDAFAFGDVSAMSLGVPVNTVRWMIMVGTALLTALSVAFVGPIGFVGLTVPHIVRFWTGPRHARLLPVSALVGALLMVWSDTAARCLRPDTEIPVGAITAAVGAPVLVVLLRRQASRS is encoded by the coding sequence ATGATCCGCTCACGTAACTGGTTGTTGGCTGCCTTTCTTGGTACTGCCCTCGTTGCCAGTGCCTTGGTCGTACTGGGAGTTGGGGCAGTCCATGTGCCGGTTCACGATGTGATTCGGGTGGTTGCTCGACGATTTCGACTCATCAATGGCTCTGATGTCACCGTCCTTGACGATCGGATTGTCTGGCAGTTGCGCGCCCCGCGCGTCATCGGATCGATGGCCGTCGGCGCTTTGCTGGCGATGTGCGGCGCGGTACTGCAGACCCTGACCGGTAATGACCTGGCCGACCCCTATCTGCTCGGCATCTCCAGTGGAGCCTCGGTAGGTGCGGTCTTCATCCTCATCATCGGAATCTCCAGCACTCTGGGGCAGTCCGTCCTCATGACACTGGCCTCCTTCGGCGGGGCGGTCGGGGCCCTGGTCATGGTGCTGGCCATGGCCACTGGCAAGTCCGGGGAGTTACCCGCCAGCCGGACCATCCTGGCCGGGGTGGCCGTCGGACAGTTGTGCGGCGCGGCGGTGTCCATGATGATCATGGTGTGTGGTGAGTCGAACGCAGCTCGATCAGCCCTGTCGTGGACCCTCGGGTCGTTCACCGGTGTGAGATGGGGATCGACGATCACCCTGGCCGTCGCCACCGTTCCGGCCCTCATCGCCGGGATGGCATTGTGCCACACCCTTGACGCCTTCGCTTTCGGTGACGTCAGCGCGATGTCCCTGGGAGTACCGGTCAACACCGTGCGCTGGATGATCATGGTTGGCACCGCCCTGCTGACCGCTCTCAGCGTGGCCTTCGTCGGCCCCATCGGATTCGTCGGGCTGACGGTCCCACACATCGTGAGGTTCTGGACCGGGCCGCGACACGCCCGGCTGCTACCGGTGTCGGCCCTCGTCGGGGCCCTGCTCATGGTGTGGTCCGACACCGCAGCGAGGTGCTTGCGCCCTGACACCGAGATTCCCGTCGGGGCCATCACTGCGGCCGTCGGAGCCCCGGTGCTGGTCGTCCTGCTGCGTCGACAGGCGTCTCGATCATGA
- a CDS encoding carbon starvation CstA family protein, which yields MSEATLTSRESTPPSGMPPTSLSAKERARHDRWTPPKVIAWILISAIAGLGWWMLAIHRGETVNGIWFVLAAVGSYFIGYRFYAKYIQDKLVHPDDERATPAEYDYNGRDFVPTDRRILYGHHFAAIAGAGPLVGPVLSAQMGYLPSTIWIIVGVILAGAVQDYLVLVISMRRGGRSLGQMAKDELGRVGGIAALVATLTIMLIIVAILAMVVVNSLAASSWGVWSVGLTIPIALLMGLYLRYLRPGKVLEVSVMGIILLVLAIASGAWIENTSIATALHLGRPFLAWAIIIYGFVASILPVWMLLAPRDYLSTFMKVGVITMLAISIVIVRPVISVPAMSVYAHTGTGPVFSGKLFPFLFVTIACGALSGFHATIASGTTPKLIEKESQARLIGYGGMLMESFVAIMALVAALCVDRGIYFAMNSPAGATGNTVQSAVNYVNSLGLTGVHTDADALTTTANLVGETSIISRTGGAPTLAVGLATIMHQLFGGQAMMSFWYHFAIMFEALFILTSVDAGTRVARFMLSDALGNFWPRLRNHSWKVGSWLTTAIMVAGWGSILLMGVNDPLGGINTLFPLFGIANQLLAAVALSICLVVFARAGHKWRLLIIFVPMLFTAVITVYGSWLKIFSPDPKIGYWANHMTYKRAIAAGKTSLGQAKDIDEMHTVVGNTAIQGTMSIIFVVCALIVMIAACIRTVQALRGHNIINTEDPAKPSHLFAPSGFIASKAEKDLQDEWDEFYETHPELDLEHVHKEHA from the coding sequence ATGAGTGAAGCCACCCTCACCTCCCGAGAGAGCACACCACCGTCGGGAATGCCGCCCACATCACTGAGCGCGAAGGAGCGTGCCCGACACGATCGATGGACACCGCCCAAAGTCATCGCATGGATCCTCATCTCGGCCATCGCCGGCCTCGGATGGTGGATGCTCGCCATCCATCGCGGTGAGACCGTCAACGGGATCTGGTTCGTCCTCGCGGCCGTTGGATCGTACTTCATCGGCTACCGGTTCTACGCCAAGTACATCCAGGACAAGCTCGTCCATCCCGACGACGAGCGGGCCACCCCAGCCGAGTACGACTACAATGGCCGGGACTTCGTCCCCACTGACCGTCGCATTCTCTACGGTCACCACTTCGCCGCCATTGCGGGAGCTGGCCCGTTGGTCGGTCCGGTGCTGTCGGCCCAGATGGGATACCTGCCCAGCACGATCTGGATCATCGTCGGCGTCATCCTCGCCGGTGCCGTTCAGGACTACCTCGTCCTCGTCATCTCCATGAGACGTGGCGGACGCTCACTGGGCCAGATGGCCAAGGACGAGCTGGGACGCGTCGGCGGAATCGCCGCCCTCGTGGCCACCCTGACCATCATGCTCATCATCGTCGCGATCCTTGCGATGGTCGTCGTCAACTCCTTGGCAGCGTCGTCCTGGGGCGTGTGGAGTGTTGGCCTGACCATTCCCATCGCGCTGCTGATGGGCTTGTACCTGCGGTATCTGCGCCCCGGAAAGGTGCTTGAGGTATCCGTGATGGGCATCATCCTGCTGGTGCTGGCCATCGCCTCGGGAGCGTGGATCGAGAACACCTCGATCGCCACCGCTCTGCACCTGGGCCGGCCATTTTTGGCATGGGCAATCATCATCTACGGATTCGTGGCCTCGATCCTGCCGGTGTGGATGCTGCTGGCCCCTCGCGACTATCTCTCGACCTTCATGAAGGTCGGTGTCATCACGATGCTGGCGATCTCGATCGTCATCGTCCGTCCAGTCATCAGCGTGCCTGCGATGAGCGTCTATGCCCACACCGGTACTGGCCCCGTCTTCTCGGGAAAGCTGTTCCCCTTCCTCTTCGTGACGATCGCCTGTGGAGCGTTGTCCGGATTCCACGCCACCATCGCGTCGGGCACCACTCCGAAGCTCATCGAGAAGGAGTCCCAGGCCCGCCTCATCGGGTACGGCGGCATGCTCATGGAGTCCTTCGTCGCAATCATGGCTCTGGTGGCAGCCCTCTGCGTGGATCGCGGCATCTACTTTGCGATGAACTCGCCGGCCGGTGCCACCGGCAACACCGTTCAGTCGGCCGTCAACTACGTCAATTCACTGGGCCTGACGGGGGTCCACACCGACGCCGATGCCCTGACGACGACAGCCAACCTCGTTGGCGAGACGTCGATCATCAGCCGTACTGGCGGCGCACCCACCCTGGCCGTCGGCCTCGCGACGATCATGCACCAGCTCTTCGGTGGCCAGGCCATGATGAGCTTCTGGTACCACTTCGCGATCATGTTCGAGGCCCTGTTCATCCTCACCTCGGTCGACGCCGGTACCCGCGTCGCCCGGTTCATGCTCTCCGACGCCCTGGGAAACTTCTGGCCGCGCCTGCGGAATCACTCATGGAAGGTCGGTTCCTGGTTGACCACCGCCATCATGGTTGCCGGTTGGGGATCGATTCTGCTCATGGGTGTCAATGACCCGCTGGGCGGCATCAACACCCTCTTCCCGCTGTTCGGCATCGCGAACCAGTTGTTGGCGGCCGTCGCCCTGTCGATCTGCCTGGTGGTCTTCGCCCGAGCCGGTCACAAATGGCGGTTGCTCATCATCTTCGTGCCGATGCTCTTCACCGCCGTCATCACGGTGTACGGATCCTGGCTGAAGATCTTCTCCCCCGACCCGAAGATCGGTTACTGGGCCAACCACATGACGTACAAGCGGGCCATCGCCGCTGGCAAGACCTCGCTGGGCCAGGCCAAGGACATCGACGAGATGCACACCGTCGTCGGCAACACCGCCATTCAGGGGACGATGTCGATCATCTTCGTCGTCTGTGCCCTCATCGTCATGATCGCGGCCTGCATCCGCACCGTTCAGGCGCTGCGAGGCCACAACATCATCAACACCGAGGATCCGGCCAAGCCGTCGCACCTCTTCGCCCCCAGTGGCTTCATCGCCAGCAAGGCCGAGAAAGATCTTCAGGACGAGTGGGACGAGTTCTACGAGACCCATCCCGAGCTTGACCTGGAGCACGTTCACAAGGAACACGCGTGA
- a CDS encoding ABC transporter substrate-binding protein: MPMCSSLSHRFVMGLVVPATLLAGCAGAPEDPVSSEPSSASVSQPSADRVEVTNCGQKIILDKPATRAVTLNQGATEDVLAINGASNLVGTAYLDGEIPAKWRKSYDSVKVLAKEYPSKETFLAAKPDLALSSFSSAFTDKAVGTRDELAKQGIATYISPFGCPKGTKSAETTWGNVWKEMREVGSLIGARDGADTAITKQHEYLRDVTTHKHGTGTSIVWFDSGDKTPFIGAGNGGPQLLMDAVGAKNVFADVDGGWADGSWEKIVASDPDVIVVADAKWSTAKDKIAYLKGDPVLKQMRAVKENKFVTVPFSQSTPGAELIDGAKTLNDGLAEIAGK, translated from the coding sequence ATGCCCATGTGCTCATCCTTGTCACATCGCTTCGTCATGGGGTTGGTCGTGCCCGCCACTCTGCTCGCTGGCTGCGCAGGTGCTCCCGAAGATCCCGTTTCCAGCGAGCCATCCTCTGCGTCGGTGTCCCAACCGTCCGCAGATCGTGTGGAAGTCACCAACTGTGGTCAAAAGATCATTCTCGACAAACCTGCCACCAGGGCTGTAACTCTCAACCAAGGCGCCACGGAGGACGTCCTGGCCATCAATGGCGCATCAAATCTGGTTGGGACGGCCTACCTAGACGGCGAGATTCCTGCCAAGTGGCGAAAGTCCTATGATTCGGTCAAGGTGCTGGCCAAGGAGTATCCGTCCAAAGAGACCTTCTTGGCTGCCAAACCCGACCTTGCTCTTTCCTCTTTCTCCAGTGCCTTTACCGACAAGGCTGTCGGAACCCGGGATGAGCTCGCGAAGCAGGGAATCGCCACATACATCAGTCCCTTCGGATGTCCCAAAGGCACTAAGTCGGCCGAGACGACGTGGGGCAATGTCTGGAAGGAAATGCGCGAGGTCGGATCCCTCATCGGGGCTCGGGACGGCGCCGACACTGCGATCACCAAGCAGCATGAGTACCTGCGGGACGTGACTACACACAAGCACGGTACCGGAACCTCGATCGTGTGGTTCGATTCTGGGGACAAGACCCCGTTCATCGGTGCCGGTAACGGTGGTCCACAGCTGCTCATGGATGCCGTGGGAGCCAAGAATGTCTTTGCGGACGTCGATGGCGGATGGGCCGATGGTTCCTGGGAAAAGATTGTGGCCTCCGATCCGGACGTCATCGTCGTTGCCGATGCCAAATGGTCCACCGCGAAGGACAAGATCGCTTATCTCAAGGGCGATCCGGTTCTCAAGCAGATGAGAGCTGTCAAGGAGAACAAGTTCGTAACGGTGCCATTCTCCCAAAGTACCCCGGGTGCCGAGCTGATCGACGGTGCCAAGACTCTTAACGATGGTTTGGCAGAGATCGCTGGGAAATGA
- a CDS encoding YbdD/YjiX family protein, protein MSAAPRHLPTDPLWRRWWSSLRWWVRGVTEADAYDNYLEWCRRTGHEPMPEKAFWRDQCDRQDRNPQARCC, encoded by the coding sequence GTGAGCGCCGCACCACGGCATCTGCCCACCGATCCACTGTGGCGACGATGGTGGTCGTCACTGCGGTGGTGGGTGCGCGGGGTCACGGAAGCTGACGCCTACGACAACTACCTCGAGTGGTGTCGACGCACGGGTCATGAGCCGATGCCGGAGAAGGCGTTCTGGCGCGACCAGTGCGACCGTCAGGACCGCAACCCCCAGGCACGATGCTGCTGA
- a CDS encoding ABC transporter ATP-binding protein, producing the protein MSAGTAATLRAEDLGWTVDGTTILSGVDVEIRPKVMTMVIGLNGSGKTTLLHLLAGLRKPSAGRVWLGERDLSGIGAKERSRVMALLEQSPSAHVELTVRDVVQLGRIPHLGGWGIGNLSRRRGRDGDAVENAMASTGVADLADRAWSSLSGGERQRVQLARALAQDPEILLLDEPTNHLDLRHQIDLLERVRGLGLTTVTVIHDLDLAAAYADDLVVLDSGRMVAAGSASEVLTPDLVREHFGVDGEVWSDFRRGFTWRGLQP; encoded by the coding sequence ATGAGTGCCGGGACAGCAGCAACGTTGCGAGCTGAGGATCTTGGTTGGACGGTCGACGGGACGACGATCTTGTCCGGGGTCGACGTGGAGATTCGGCCAAAGGTCATGACGATGGTCATCGGGCTGAACGGATCCGGGAAGACGACCCTGTTGCACCTGCTGGCCGGGTTGCGGAAGCCCAGCGCGGGGCGGGTGTGGTTGGGGGAGCGTGATCTCTCCGGGATCGGGGCCAAGGAGCGCTCCCGGGTGATGGCCCTTCTCGAGCAGAGTCCTTCGGCTCACGTGGAACTGACGGTGCGTGACGTCGTCCAGCTCGGACGCATTCCCCATCTGGGAGGCTGGGGGATCGGCAATCTCAGTCGCCGAAGAGGGCGTGACGGAGATGCCGTCGAGAACGCGATGGCGTCAACCGGAGTTGCTGATCTTGCTGACCGGGCATGGTCGTCCCTCTCGGGAGGGGAGAGGCAGCGTGTTCAGTTGGCCCGAGCTCTCGCCCAGGATCCTGAGATCCTGCTCCTGGACGAACCCACGAATCATCTCGACCTGCGTCACCAGATTGACCTGTTGGAGAGAGTGCGTGGTCTTGGTCTGACAACGGTGACCGTCATCCATGATCTTGACCTGGCCGCCGCCTACGCGGATGACCTCGTCGTGCTGGACTCGGGCCGGATGGTCGCAGCAGGGTCGGCCTCCGAGGTACTGACTCCTGACCTCGTCCGTGAACATTTCGGAGTCGACGGCGAGGTTTGGTCAGATTTCAGACGTGGATTCACCTGGCGGGGATTGCAGCCATGA
- a CDS encoding (2Fe-2S) ferredoxin domain-containing protein, producing MTTRIAVSLRWEDSSDAVSAEAVARHVDADRNACLQGPGPALVDVLDAADDDRVELVGWSCDDGPVPLSWLRRVAGQWVRVHENGPTVVVHVGVVRPDQEFAGEWRTVTGAEAPLHNPAWREFPSFRHHLLTCRGPRCSAVGAADLHARLQAKLAQSHALDTEVLVTVTGCMYPCNHAPLIVVWPDGKCIQLTEDNLDRIVSELTGPSRQ from the coding sequence ATGACGACGCGCATCGCGGTCTCGCTGCGCTGGGAGGATTCCTCTGACGCGGTCAGCGCAGAAGCAGTGGCCCGTCACGTGGATGCCGACCGGAACGCATGTCTGCAGGGTCCTGGACCGGCGCTCGTAGATGTCCTCGACGCCGCTGACGACGACCGGGTCGAGCTCGTCGGATGGAGTTGCGATGACGGACCGGTGCCGCTGTCCTGGCTTCGTCGCGTCGCCGGCCAGTGGGTCCGTGTCCATGAGAACGGACCCACCGTCGTCGTGCATGTCGGGGTTGTACGTCCCGACCAGGAGTTTGCCGGCGAGTGGCGAACCGTGACCGGGGCCGAAGCGCCGTTGCACAACCCTGCCTGGCGGGAATTCCCCTCCTTCCGACACCATCTGCTCACCTGTCGAGGACCTCGCTGCAGCGCAGTCGGCGCCGCAGACCTGCATGCACGCCTGCAGGCGAAGCTGGCCCAGTCACACGCCTTGGACACAGAGGTTCTCGTCACGGTGACGGGGTGCATGTATCCGTGCAACCACGCCCCACTCATCGTGGTCTGGCCGGACGGCAAGTGCATTCAGTTGACCGAGGACAACCTTGACCGCATCGTGTCAGAACTGACCGGGCCATCCCGTCAGTGA